ACTGAAAAGGCAGTAGAATCAGGTATGAAGCTTttaatttgtgaaggaaactctCTAAAGTGGCCAACTACTACAAACCTTAGCTACTACCCCTAATTGGTCTATTGTAAATTTTATCACTAAGGCTAGAACCATTTTGAATTCCTTAATTGATTGGACTGCCGTTCATACTTTTATGGAAGCCAACTTTGTCACCCACAATAGAGCCAGATGGACCCTTTTGAGTAATAGTGTTGGAAAGGTTCACATCTCCTCTATCCTTTGATTTCCACCTGGGGCTTCAGGAGAGATGGTCTCAATTCGTCCCATTgtaagtgacaaaaaaaaatctgtctACTCACTTGAAAATTGGAATTTCTCATTCTGGAATCTAGTTATTTACAAAGGTTTAAAGAAAACGGGTCTGATAAAACACAAAGGATATCCGCCTAGTAGTCACCGCATATTCAAAGTAAATTTGGACAAATGAAGTACACAAGATGATCATAACTTTcttacaaagaaagcaaacttCACAAATCAAGCTGTTCTAAAGTTATGCAGCAAAATTTGTGTGATCATTTCTTTGTTCAAACCGTAGTTGAGATTGTTACCAAAACAGGGGATGCTTATATACTGTCATATGGTGATGATCTATCCAAACCGGGGCCATGTTTCTTCCCAGTGTAATAATCCAGTTGCTTATATGATACAATGCTCTTCTATCAATTATTCCTTGGTGAATTGGTTACTGCATCACATTCCCTCAAATGTTTTTTGATATTTCCCCAGATTGAAGTTTTCCACACCCTTGTAAATCATCTCCACATAAATTAACTTCACATGCTTTTTGAACCTCATGAGACTTCCTGAGACAAAACAAGCCAAACACTCTTAAGAGCCAAAAGAAGAGTATCCATTTAGTCTACTCACAGTCACAAGTAAAAGTCTTCAGTTTGGAAGTTTGGGAcatctttttttaaatatcagGAACTCATCAAAGTTAGCATCAAAAAGGACAGAATCTTTTATGAATTTTCAGTCTCCCACTCTCTCTCTAGTCGACACAGAATATATCTCCCACTCTCTCTCTAGTCGACACAGAATATATCTCACATAAAAACACCAGCCATTTACCGATTAAAAAGATTTACCCATGCTTGTTTCAGtggaaaaaatatttgaaagatttacctagaaaattaaattgttttcctttgtttggttgtgACTTTGAAAATTATCTCAAAAGCATTTTATTTCACTTGGGCCTCATGGAAAATGATTAATATTTCATGTATGCATTGTGGTGGCAGAGATGGTGTGGCAATGGCAAAGGTATCAGAAGTGGTGTAGTGATGGTAGTGACGATCTTGATGTGGTAGTGGTGCAGTGAAGGTGGCAAGAGCAGAGATGGTTGGGTGAAGGTAGTGTGGTAGGTAGTGGCGGCAATGGTGGTGGAGAGCAATGGTGGTGTTGGTAGTGGCATTGATGGCTATGGAGGGAGTGCAAGCACAAGAGAATGGCAGAAAACATTTTCTGCTTctaaaaaatggaagaaaatttctgaatttttttgggttgttttttGTCGGCTTAAGAAAATGTTATCCATTGGCCAAGATTTTTACCAAACAttagaaaatgtggaaaactttTTCCAGGAATGTTATCTTCCAAAACAAATGAACcgttagaaaaagaaagaacaatgaAATGTTATCAAACTCTCCATGACAACAGTGAATATTGATCTTAACTATGGATAAGAGTGGTACCTAGGTAAGATCATAACTACGGATAATCTTTGGAAGAGGCATATTGCAGTGATAGAGTGGTGCTTTATGTGTAAAAGGTTTGGGAAATCGGTGGATCACCTTCTCCTTCAATGTCCTATAGCTTATGAGTTGTGGTCcatagttttttgtttgtttggtattcATTGAGTTATGCCATATAAAGTTAGTGAGTTGCTGGCATTTTGGTAGGCATCAAAATATAGATTTATGGAGGTTTGTGCCGCATTGTTTGTTTTGGTGCTTATGGCGGGAGCAGAATGCTAGATGTTTTGAGGATTGTGAACGGTCTATTCTTGACATTAGATCTTTCTTTTTCCACACTCTCCTTGATTGGAGTGTAGTTTTGCCTTTATGTtcttgtttctctctctccgatcttattgatttattgtaatttgggcTCTTGATTTGTGCCACTCTAGTACACTTCCAGTGTACTTGGTtggtttttaataataaaatttcttatgttacttatcaaaaaaaaaaagacaacagTGAATATTGAACGAATTATAGCTACAAGTCTTATTGAAGGAATTATTTAGATCTACCCTCTAAAAGGAACACTAGCTCTAACATTTCCGACTCAGTCTACCAAAACAAGTGGAAATCTTTTCAAAAAAGGTAGGCATACAATGTAATAAAAATGTTCACACCAAGGCAACGAAGGTATAATTATCCTAGATACCACTAAATTTTCAGGTAATCTTTCCTAAGAAATATAGTATACCCTTAGAAACCTTTTTCCATAGTGCATCTCCAGTGTACTTAGGCCAATTTTGTTTCCAATAAAATCTTTCAtcaattatcaaaaagaaaaaaagaaaaaaagaaacctttTCCATAGAAACATACCACATATTGATCGCTTGCACTCCAATGGAAGCCAGCTTCTCCACTGTAAATGGCAACCAAGCTTCTTGTTCTTTctctcaaaaccaaaaaattgcaAGTCACAGTAGCTAGGCATTAATCAACATTATAAGCCATCTACATTAATTCAAATTACCAGTACAACCGAACTTGATAATACAAAAGTAGTTGAGGGTTGGAAATACCAATAGTGGGAACAATTTATGTCAGAAGGTGTTCTATAGTGGTTAACATCCTAATTTTCAGAATGAACTCACACAACCTGGTAAATTTAAAACATGCTTTGCTTTGAATATAAAAGCTCTAGTTGCATGCATTGCTACAAAGGTGATCAATCTCAAGATGCTTCTTTCTGATGCAAATCAGAATATGTAGGATAACTCATTTGTCCATATCAGAATTCACTTACCATTGCAAGTAACCTGATTCATTGATTAATTTTCTGAATTTGTTGTAATATATAACATGTACAGCTTTATGTGCATCAATTTTATTAGgttaaatttcatatttggtCCTCAACTTTTGAACTAGCTGGCTTATGTACGTCAATGTTacttatttactttttctatgGTTTTACTTCAAATAGTGAATGCAGGAACTTCAACACCAAAGATTAACCAGAGATTCTTCCGCTAAATCTATTCCAACTAACaggaaatataaaatttacacttacaatcataaaaaatatcttCATTTCACTAAACACTAACAGTGATTCTAGTCAATGGGAGCTCAAATTGCACACCCTCCTCTTATAAGATCAAGGTGGAGGATAAGCTCGAGGGTTCAAAAAACAACATCCACTGGGTGTCTGGGTGAGTGTTTATCTTACCAATATAAGAAAAACAGTGATTGTAAACTTCATTTCAACCAATAGATGAGTTGCTTAATTGTGACCAATAGCTCATTggcattttaagtttttgaacaTAAATGTTATACCTTTTTACATATAAGTATTGATAACAGCTTATAATGTATAGGCATAACAAGCATTTGTTGGACAAATGTTAAATTTTGCCCCTTTAAATTTGAATCAAACAGTATGCATCAATCATCAAATCTATCCACCAACAACATAAACTTGATGAATCACCCTTTTAAATCATAGTTATCCTGATTCTTAAAGAAGAATGATCTAAATTCATTACTATGAGTAGAATTTCTTACCTTGAGCTGTAATGATGTTTGCTATTTAATTAAACCTCAATTCTATCATACAAACATTACTCTTCATCAGATTCTTCCTCTACATCTGAAATTTCCTCTGAGCATTCATCACCTGATTCAACCTCTTCCCCATCAGAAGTCTCTTGTCCTGTCTCATCTTCCATATCATTAAGTAAAATGCCTTGCTGAGATAGCAAGTTAACACCTTTACCACGGTAAAGAAGCCCTGTTCTCATAACATGATAAAACTTCTCTCTGAGACGAGCAATGGGATGAGGGTCCACAAGTTTTCCTCGACGATATCCTTCTCTGAGAGCCACAGTAGTCGTCTTACACTTCAATGACAGGTAGAAAATCCCCGGATACCTAGTAAATAACCGAGTAAACTTATGCGGAAGATTCAGTTCCTCTCTCAAGCTTCTTAAGTAGTTCCTTTTAGTCTTTTTGTGAATAGTCAAGCTCAAAATCTCATGCAAAACCCCAACAACCCGTTTCTCCATAAGCTCACTATTGGGATCAATCCTCCTAGAATCCTCATATGGCGAAATGTACGGTAACTTCTGAAACTCCTCCATCCATGCCTTCACCTTATTCTGCCCCCCATACCCCTTCGGAAAACTCATCGAAAACACCAATGAAGTTTTCCCACTCTTGAATTGCCTATACTCATCACTCGACTTCTTATTCTCCTTACTCTTCTCTAAAGCTGACACGGCTAATTCCTCACGCCATTCTGCGAGTCGCAAGCACACAATCCCATTTGAGGCCTTAACGAATCGAAAATGATCAGGATACTTTGGAACCAATATCTTATCAAAACTATCGGGCAAACCCAGATCATATCTCAAAGGATACAACGATTGCAACGATACAGTCCTAGTTTTCATCATCATAAGCAATTTACAAAGCCTCTCCACAGTGTCACTCTCACAGTTTTTGTGTATACTTTGTTCTTGTGAGTCTAATAACAATGCAGTGTCCGTTAACTTAAAGCAAGGCAAACTGGCATAACGAGTGTGAGGGAATTCGTGAAAGAGAGTTGGGTACCTGCGTAGAAAGCGTAGAACTGGGACAGTGAGACCCAGAAGCTTTTGCCAATCGGCAAAGGACTTAGCAGTGAGGAAACCAGTTGGGGAGCGCTTTATAGCATCCTTGAGAAGACAAGCGGCCTTGAGATCGGTCTCGGTATCAATTATGTGATCGAGG
The sequence above is drawn from the Quercus robur chromosome 7, dhQueRobu3.1, whole genome shotgun sequence genome and encodes:
- the LOC126692840 gene encoding protein WHAT'S THIS FACTOR 9, mitochondrial, which produces MAFKLKHLFFFSILKPQKPTLSNLHLLQQYRGIAKVRLKWVKNRSLDHIIDTETDLKAACLLKDAIKRSPTGFLTAKSFADWQKLLGLTVPVLRFLRRYPTLFHEFPHTRYASLPCFKLTDTALLLDSQEQSIHKNCESDTVERLCKLLMMMKTRTVSLQSLYPLRYDLGLPDSFDKILVPKYPDHFRFVKASNGIVCLRLAEWREELAVSALEKSKENKKSSDEYRQFKSGKTSLVFSMSFPKGYGGQNKVKAWMEEFQKLPYISPYEDSRRIDPNSELMEKRVVGVLHEILSLTIHKKTKRNYLRSLREELNLPHKFTRLFTRYPGIFYLSLKCKTTTVALREGYRRGKLVDPHPIARLREKFYHVMRTGLLYRGKGVNLLSQQGILLNDMEDETGQETSDGEEVESGDECSEEISDVEEESDEE